CCGCGGCGTCTCGGGACGATGCCGGGGTCCGCAGTGAGGCGCCCCCGGCGAAGCCCGCCCCCAAGCCCAAGGTCTGGGTACGGCTCGTCGCCCTCGCGGCCGCGTTGTTCACCGCGTGGCATATTCTGGCGTCGTTCCTGTGGATCGCGCCGTACAGCGCCAACGCCCGCGAGATCGTGCCGGGCGGGCAGAGCACCCTCAGCTCCTACATGATCCCCTTCTTCGGCCAGTCGTGGAGCGTGTTCGCGCCCGAGCCGATCAACGGCGACTATCACTTCAACGTGCGGGCGACCCTCGCCGACGGCAGCGAGACGGGCTGGGTGAGCGCTACCGATGTCGAGCTGTCGATGATCCGATACAACCTCTTCCCGCCCAGGGCCGGCATTCAGTCGAGCGAGGTCGCTTCCAACTACAAGGGCGCCTACGACAAGCTGTACGCAAACCAGCGCACGGTCGTCGGCGGGGACTTCGTCGTCGAGAACTGGGAGGTCGGCCTGCAGGCCGCTCTCGAGAAGCAGCCGGATCCGCAGGCCGCGGACGGAGCGAACGCGCAAGCCGGCAACACCGCCGAGATCACGAAGCTGCTCGCCGAGGAGCACCGCACCACGGCCTACGCCACCCAGGTGGCTCGCGCGATCTGGGGCGACGACGTCGAGAAGGTGCAGTTCAGGGTGAGCCGCCAGAACATCGTGCCGTTCGCCGAGCGTCACAACCCGCAGGCGCAGCGCCCGGAGCCGACCGTCGTGCTGCCCGGCTGGCGGGCGCCGATCGTCGAAGAGGGACAGAACGACGGCAACTTCGCCGAGGTGTTCCGCGGTCAGTTCGAGAGGATCACGCGATGAGCAAGCAGCGTACGCGCACCCAGGCCGCACCCGGCGCCGAACGCGCGGGGTCGGCGGCGAACGACGCCGATCGCCTCGAGACCGTGAGATCGGGGGAGGGATCGGGATCCGGATCCGCTCAGGCCGGCACCCCGGTGGCGCGTTTCTTCTCGTTCATCGGCAGCATCATCGCGGCCGCCTGGCTCTCGTTCGCGAACACGATCGGCGACGCGCTCGCCTTCTTCGAGAACTGGCTGTTCAACGGCAAGAAAGCCCTCTACGGCATCGCCGTCACCCGCATCGTGTTCGGCGTCACCGCTTTCGGGCTGCTCGTCTCGAACTTCAGCACCCGCCTCTACACGTTCGGATCGGGGTCGGCCTGGAACGGCGAGATCGCCGAGCCGGTCAGCGACTTCCCGAAGATCTGGCTCTTCAGCGCGTTCCACGCGGTCGCGGCCAACGATGCGGCCTTCACGGTGCTCTACATCCTGCTCATCGTGCTGGCGGTGCTGTTCGCGCTCGGTTGGCGGTTCAGGATCGTGCTCCCCGTCTTCTTCATCGGGTGGATCAGCTTCATCGAGATGAACGACATGGTCGGCGATCAGGGCGACAACATGTTCCGCATCGCCATGATCCTCATGTTCTTCACCGATGCCGCCGCTCGCTGGTCGCTCGACGCTCGCCGCCGCGCGAAGCAGGAGTGGTTCGCCCCCGGATCCTCGCCGAATCTGATCGGCACCGCGCTGCACAACCTCGCCCTCATCGCGCTCACCGCCCAGGTCGCCTTCGTGTACGCCTCCGGCGCGCTCTACAAGGCGCAGGGCGCGCCGTGGGCCGAGGGGCGAGCGGTCTACGACCCGCTGCACACCGCCCGGTTCGGCACCTGGCCCGTGCTCAGCGACCTCATCACCGCGTGGGGACCGATGGTCGCGATCGGCACCTGGGGCTCGATCCTGCTGCAGGCCGCGTTCCTGCTCGCGCTGCTGTCGCGGCCGACCAGGCTCATCGCGCTCTTCGGCATCCTGGGGTTCCACGTGATGATCGGCGTGCTCATGGGGCTGCCCTGGTTCTCGCTGACCATGATCGCGATCGACTCGATCTTCATCCGTGATCGCAGCTGGGAGAGGCTCGACGCGGGCGTGCGGCGGAGATGGCGGGCCGCCATGGGCAAACCGGTCGCAGCGTAGCGCGCTGGTGGCTCGCCGCTGGTCGCTGGCAGCTCGCCGCTGGTCGCTGGTCGCTGGTCGCCCGTCGCTCGCCGCTGTTCTGCGGCTGCGCAGCCGTTCCGCCGCCAGCCGTCGTCCGATTCGCCCGTCGTCATCGGATCGGGGTCACTTTCGTGCGTGTCGCAGATTCGGGGTCGTTTTCGTGCGTGTCGCCGACCGCGACACGCACGAAACTGACCCCGAATCGACTGCGACCTCGGTTCGGCCTCCGGTCCCGGTTCGGCTTCGACCCCGAATCGGCTTCCGGCCGCGGTACGGCCCGGCCGGGCGCTGCTCGGCTACGCTGTGAACGACGAGAGTCCGACACGCGAGGAGCGAGCGCATGGGTGAACCACTGACCGAGGAGCAGATCCAGACGGTGCGGGAGGGCTACCCGGGCTCCACCGAGGGCGGTGCGACGATGCTCGCCCTCGGGGCGCTCGTGAACGGCGAGCCCCTTGCGGACGTGCAGATCACGATCCCGCTCGGCATGCTGAACCGGCACGGCCTCATCGCCGGGGCGACCGGTACGGGCAAGACGCGCACGCTGCAGGTGCTCGCCGAGCAGGTGGCGGCTCACGGTGTGCCGGTGTTCGCCGCGGATATCAAGGGCGACCTCTCGGGCATCGCGGTTGCGGGGGAGCCGAACGAGAAGCTCCTGGCCCGCACCGCCGGCATCGGGCAGGACTGGCAGCCCCGCGCCTCGCCGACCGAGTTCTTCACGCTCGGCGGTATGGGCATTGGCGTGCCGATCCGCACCACGATCGAGAAGTTCGGATCGGTGATGCTCGCCAAGGTGCTCGGGCTCAACCAGACGCAGGAGTCGAGCCTCGGCCTCATCTTCTACTACGCCCGCGAGCAGGGGCTGCCGCTCGTGGGCCTCGACGATCTGCAGGCGCTGCTGGCCTACCTCACGGGGGACGAGGGAAAGGCGGAGATCGCACGGATCGGCGGTCTTTCCCGGCAGACGGTCGGGGTGATCCAGCGCAACGTCATCGCGTTCGCGGCCGAGGGAGCCGGCGCCTTCTTCGGCGAGCCCGCCTTCGACACGGCCGATCTGCTGCGCACCGTCGTGGACGCCGACGGGACGGAGCGCGGGATCGTGAATCTGCTCGAGGTGCCGGGAGTGCAGGATCGGCCCGCGCTGTTCTCGACCTTCCTCATGTTCCTGCTCTCCGAGCTCTTCGAGACGCTGCCCGAGGTGGGGGATCAGGACAAGCCGAAACTCGTGTTCTTCTTCGACGAGGCGCATCTGCTCTTCGCCGACGCGTCGAAGGCGTTCCTGCAGCAGATCACGCAGACGGTGCGCCTCATCCGCTCCAAGGGAGTCGGGGTGTTCTTCGTCACTCAGACACCGAAGGACGTGCCGGGAGACGTGCTCGCTCAGCTCGGCTCGCGCGTGCAGCACGCGCTGCGGGCGCACACACCCGACGACGCGAAGGCCCTCAAGGCGACCGTCTCGACGTACCCGACGTCAGGGTACGAGCTCGCCGAGGTGCTGCAGTCGCTCGGCACGGGCGAGGCGGTCGTGACGGTGATGGGGGAGAAGGGTGCGCCGACTCCCGTGGCGTGGACGCGATTGCGCGCGCCGCAGGGAGCGATGGATCCCGCGCCGCCGGTGACCGTGCAGGCGACGGTGCTGGTGTCGCCGCTGCAGCCGAAGTACGGCGAGGCCGTGGACGAGCGGTCGGCCGAGGAGATTCTCGAGGAACGGGCGGCGGAGGCGGAGGCCGCCCGGGCCGAGGAGGAGGCCAGGATCGCGGCCGAGAAGGAGGCCGCAGCCGCAGCGAAGGAGGCCGAGAAGGCCGCCGCGGCTGCTGAGCGGAAGGCCGAGCGCGAGGCCGCCGCCGCGGCGCGGAAGCGCGAGCAGGAGGAGGCCAGGCGCGAGCGCGAGCGGGCCGCGGCTGCGAAGAAGGCCGCGGATCGGGTCGGGTCGGTGGTGACCTCGGGCGTGCGCACCGTGGTGAACCAGGTGCTGCGCAACCTCTTCAAGAAGTAGGTGATCTCGTCCCCTGAGCTTGCCGAAGGGGCGGACGTTTCGAGATGACGCGTACGGCCCTTCCGACGGCCCCGGAGGGGCGGCACGCGTCATCTCGATGCGGGATCGGGATCGCTCCCTGAGCCTGTTGCCGGGCGGTCCCGTAAATGTCCGAGGCTGCCGTTAGGCTCGCCGCATGGCGAAAACGATCAGCGCGTACGTGTGCACCGAGTGCGGATGGCAGACCTCGAAGTGGGTCGGGCGCTGCGGGGAGTGCCAGCAGTGGGGCACTGTCGAGGAGCGCGCGGCAGCGGGGGCCTCGCTCGCCCGCACGACTCGGGCCGTGGCACCGGGGGCGGGTCGCGAGGCGCGTCCCATCACGGAGCTGACGGGGGAGTCGGTGCAGCACCGGCAGACGGGCATCGGAGAGCTGGATCGGGTGCTCGGCGGCGGCGTCGTGCCGGGGGCGGCGATCCTGTTCTCGGGCGAACCCGGCGTGGGCAAGTCGACCCTGCTGCTCGATGCCGCGGCGCGGGCCGCCTCCTCGGGCGCCCGGGTGCTGTACGCGAGCGGCGAGGAGTCGACGGGGCAGATCCGCATGCGCGCCGAGCGCACGGGGGCGCTGCACGACACCCTCTTCCTCGCGGCCGAGACCGATCTCGCGACCGTGCTCGGTCATATCGAGGCGGTCGATCCCGCGCTCGTGATCGTCGATTCGGTGCAGACGCTCGCGAGCGGCGAGATCGACGGATCCGCGGGCGGCCCCGCGCAGGTGCGGGAGGTCGCGTCGGCGCTCATCAGGGTGGCGAAGGGACGGGGCACCCCGGTGATCCTCGTCGGGCACGTCACGAAGGACGGCTCGGTGGCGGGGCCGCGCCTGCTCGAGCACCTCGTCGACGTGGTCTGCCACTTCGAGGGCGACCGGCAGACCTCGCTTCGATTCCTGCGCACGCTCAAGAACCGCTTCGGGCCGACTGACGAGGTGGGCTGCTTCGAGATGCAGGATCGCGGTATCGCCGAGGTACCCGACCCGAGCGGGCTGTTCCTCAGCCGGTCGGCGGCCCCCGTGAGCGGCACCTGCGCCACCGTGGCCATGGAGGGGCGGAGGGCGTTGCCCGTGGAGGTGCAGGCACTCGTCGCGAAGAGCGCGACTCCCAACCCGCGACGCGTGACCAGCGGCGTCGACCCCTCTCGTGTGGCGATGATCCTCGCCGTGCTCGAGCGCAGGGTCGGCGCGCGGCTGCACGACCAGGACGTGTACGTGTCGACCGTCGGCGGGGTCAAGCTCGTCGAGCCGGCCGCCGACCTCGCGATCGCGCTCGCGGTTCTCTCCGCCATCACGGACCGGCCGCTGCCGCACGATCTCGCGGCCTTCGGCGAGATCAGCCTCGCCGGCGAGGTGCGACCCGTCGTGGCAGGCGGGCAGCGTGCGAGCGAGGGAGCCCGACTCGGTTACACCCGAGTGGTCGACGCGGCCGCCGAGACGCTCCAGAACGCCCGTAAGCAGGCCGGGTTGTGACGGAGGAACCGCTCGCGCGCTCCATCGGGTTCGACCGGGCTGCGGGGCGGCGGACGGCGGGGGCGCCGGCCCTCTCGGGGAGGGGTAGACTGGGCGACCGTGAGTAAGAACACGGTAGACGTCGTCCTCGTCGGCGGTGGCGTAATGAGCGCCACGCTTGGCACCCTGATCAAGCAGGTCCAGCCCGACTGGTCGATCGAGATCTTCGAATCCCGCTCCCAGGTTGCGACCGAGAGCAGCAACGCCTGGAACAACGCGGGCACCGGCCACGCCGCGCTCTGCGAGCTCAACTACATGCCTGAGGGCAAGGACGGCAGTCTTTCTGCGTCCAAGGCCATCGACATCAACGAGCAGTTCCAGCTGTCGCGGCAGTGGTGGTCGTCGCTCGTCAAGCAGGGCGTGCTGCGCAATCCCTCATCGTTCATCAATGCCACCCCGCACATGACCTTCGTGCGCGGCGAGGCGAACGTCGACTACCTTCGTCGGCGCTATGAGCTGCTGAAGAGCGAGCCCCTGTTCTCCGACATGGAGTTCAGCGAGGATCCCGCGCAGATCGCCGAGTGGGCGCCCCTGCTCGTCGACCGCCGCGCCAAGGACGAGGTCTTCGCGGCCACACGCTCAGAGAGCGGTACCGATGTCGACTTCGGCGCCGTCACCCGTCAGCTCATCGACCACCTCGTGACCGAGGGTGCCGGTCTGCACCTCGAGCAGCGCGTCTCCAAGCTGCGTCGTCAGGCCGACGGCACCTGGAACGTGCACGTCGAGAACCTCTCCGGCCACGGCCGCACCATCGTCAACGCCAAGTTCGTGTTCGTGGGCGCCGGCGGCGGTGCGCTGCCCCTGCTGCAGACCTCGGGCATCCCCGAGATCAAGGGCTTCGGCGGCTTCCCGATCAGCGGCAAGTTCCTCAAGTGCGACAACCCCGAGATCGTGAAGCAGCACCGCGCCAAGGTGTACGGCAAGGCCGCGGTGGGCGCACCCCCCATGTCGGTGCCCCACCTCGACACCCGCATCGTCGACGGCAAGGAGAGCCTGCTCTTCGGCCCCTACGCCGGGTTCAGCCCCAACTTCCTGAAGAAGGGCTCGTGGTGGGACCTGCCGGGATCCGTGCGCGCCCACAACCTCGGCCCCATGCTCAAGGTCGGCCTCACCGAGTTCTCGCTCGAGAAGTACCTCCTCGGCGAGGTGCTCGCGAGCCGCGAGAAGCAGATGGCGTCGCTGCGCGAGTACATGCCCACCGCCCGCACCGAGGACTGGGAGATGATCACCGCGGGCCAGCGCGTGCAGGTCATGAAGAAGGACCCCCAGAAGGGCGGCATCCTCCAGTTCGGCACCGAGGTCATCACGGGCGCCGAGGGCTCGATCGCGGGCCTGCTCGGCGCTTCGCCCGGTGCTTCGACCGCGGTGCACGCCATGGTCGGGGTGCTGCAGCGCTGCTTCCCCGAGCAGTTCGAGCAGCGCTGGAAGAGCGCCTTCAAGCAGCAGATCCCCGCGCTCGGCGAGGGGGTCAACGGTGATGCCGCGGCGGCAGCGGCGACGCTCGCCGAGACCGCAGAGGTGCTCGGCCTCGCGCCGGCGGCGCAGTCCGGGGTCGGGGCTTAACCGGCATCAGACCGCGGTCGGGTCCACCGACCTACTTGCACGGAGGGCGTCCGAGAGGGCGCCCTCTTCGCGTTCCAGGGGTCGGGCGTCTCGCCCCCGCGCCACCGAGCCGCTCCACCGAGCCGCGCCCAGGCGCCCCCGCCTTTACCTAGCCGCACCGATCGGCCTTCAAACACACCGAAACCCGCAATCCGGTGTGCTTGAAGGTCGATCGGTGCGCGGAGGTGTGGGGGAGAGCAGGAGGGGCGGCCGGCGCGGGGAAAGTTGCGGAAGGGGGAAAACGGCGGGCGCGGGGAAAGCGGCGGGCGCGGGGAAAGCGGCGGGCGCCGGGAAAATGGCGGGCGCCGGGAAAGCTGGGTCAGGATCAGCAGGCGAGCAGGCGTTCGAGGTAGTCGGCGGTGTCCTCCCAGCCCTCGACCTCGTGGCAGGCCACGCCGAGCGCCTTCACCGGGTAGTCGTTGCCGTCGGGATCGAGCCGGTCGCCCACGAACAGCATGTCGTCGAGCGCGATCCCCGTGTGCGCCTCGAGCTTGCGCATGCCGTAGGCCTTGTCGATCCCGCGCCGCGTGATGTCGACCGAGGTCGAGCCGCCGCTGCGCACCTCGAGCCCGGGCAGTCGATCCGCCACCGCCGCGCGCAGCGCGCTCTTCTTCGCTCCGTCGGGGTCCCACTCCTGCTTGGCGCTGACGGGGGCGCGCTGCCCGAGAGCGGAGAAGGTGACCTGCGATCCGCGATCCTCGAGGATCTCACCCCAGGGCTCGGCCTCCCACAGTCCCAGCCGCTCGGCTTCCTCGGTGAGCGCGGTGAGCGCGGCGTCGCGCTCCTCGGGGGAGAGGTTCTCGCGGTAGACGGTGACCCAGCGGCCGCCCTCGCGCCGTTCGTAGCGGGTGCCGCAGGTCGGCAGCAGGTGCAGGCGCTCGAGGGCGGCCTCGTCGACGTCCTCGAACGCGTCGAGCCGGTCGACCAGCTGCGTCTGGAACTGCTCGAAGTTGCCTCCCGAGATCACGGCGACGGCGGTGCGACCGAGCAACCGCGCGAACACGGCGAGCATGCGCGGGTCGACCGGGGATTTCGAGGGTGCCAGGGTGTCGTCGAGGTCGAATGCGATGAGGCGGGGCAGCTCGGTCATGGCCCCTATCCTTCCACGGCGTCGACAGCTACTAGGCTTGAAGCGTGACCAGACACTTCCTGCGAGACGACGACCTCACGCCCGCCGAGCAGCGACAGGTGCTCGACCTGGCGGCGCGCCTCAAGCGGGAGCCCTACTCGGAGCGCCCGCTCGCGGGCCCGCAGTCGGTGGCCGTGTTCTTCGACAAGACCTCGACGCGCACCCGTTTCAGCTTCGCCGCCGGCATCGCCGAACTGGGCGGTTCCCCCATCGTCGTCAACCCCGGCGAGGCGCAGCTGGGGGTCAAGGAATCGATCTCGGACACCGCGAAGGTGCTCTCGCGCATGGTGTCGATGATCGTGTGGCGCACCTACGCGCACTCGGGCCTCGAGGAGATGGCCGAGCACGCCACGGTGCCGGTGATCAACTCGCTCAGCGACGACTTCCACCCCTGCCAGATCCTCGCCGATCTGCAGACGATCCGCGAGCGGAAGGGCGAACTCGCCGGCCTCACCGCGACCTACGTGGGCGACGCCGCCAATAACATGGGGCACTCCTATCTGCTCGGCTTCGCGACCGCGGGGATCCACATCCGCGTCGCCGGCCCCGAGGGGTACCACCCGCGTGCGGACATCGTCGCCGACGCGAAGCGGATCGCCGCCGAGACCGGCGGCAGCGTGACGATCCTCACCGATCCCGTCGAGGCCGTGCGCGGTGCCGACGCCGTGATCACGGATACCTGGGTGTCGATGGGGCAGGAGGAGGAGAAGGCTGCGCGCATCGCGACCTTCGGCGCATTCCGGGTGAGCCCCGAGCTGATGGGTCACGCGGATCCCGACGCGGTCTTCCTGCACTGCCTGCCCGCCTACCGGGAGTACGAGGTCGCTCCCGAGGTGATCGACGGCCCGCAGAGCGTGGTGTGGGATGAGGCGGAGAACCGGGTGCACGCGCAGAAGGCCCTCATGGCCTGGCTGCTCGCGCAGGGGTAGGGCGCGGCGACCGGGGGCCGCCCATCGCAGGGCCCCGGAACCCGGCCGAAAGGTAAGCTGGTCGGGTGACTGAGGCGAACGAGAACACGCAGACCGAGACCGGCAATCGAGCGGCGGAGGCCGGAGCCCTCTGGGGCGGACGCTTCGCGAGCGGCCCGTCGCCCGCGCTCGCCGCGCTGAGCAAGTCGACCCAGTTCGACTGGGTGCTCGCCCAGTACGACATCCGCGGTTCGAAGGCGCACGCCTCCGCGCTCGCCGCAGCGGGGTACCTCAGCGCGCAGGAGCTCGAGGACATGCACGCCGCCCTCGACGAGCTCTCGGCGCGCGTGGCCGACGGCCGGGCCGTGCCCGCCGAGGACGACGAAGACGTGCACTCCGCACTCGAGCGCCTGCTCATCGAGATCACGGGCGTGCAGCTCGGCGGCAAGCTCCGCGCGGGCCGCAGCCGCAATGACCAGATCGCCACCCTCGTGCGCCTCTACCTGCTCGATCACGCCGCCGTCATCAAGGGCATGCTGCTCGACCTGCTCGACGCCATCGCCGAGCAGGCGGGGCGGCACCCCGAGGCGATCCTGCCCGGCCGCACGCATCTGCAGCACGCCCAGCCCGTGCTGCTCGCCCACCAGCTCGCCGCGCACGCGTGGCCGATCGTGCGCGATCTCGAGCGCCTGCGCGACTGGTCGCGGCGTGCGAGCTCCTCACCCTACGGTGGGGGAGCGCTCGCGGGATCCTCGCTCGGCCTCGATCCCCGACTCGTCGCCCGCGAGCTCGGCCTCGGCGATCCGCTCGAGAACTCCATCGACGGCACCGCGGCCCGCGACGTCGTCGCCGAGTTCGCCTTCATCTGCGCCCAGATCGGCATCGATCTCTCTCGCCTCAGCGAGGAGATCATCATCTGGAACACCAAGGAGTTCGGCTTCGTGCGCCTGCACGACGGCTACTCCACGGGCTCGAGCATCATGCCGCAGAAGAAGAACCCCGATATCGCCGAGCTGGCGCGCGGCAAGTCGGGCCGCCTCATCGGCAACATCACGGGGCTGCTCGCCACGCTCAAGGGCCTGCCGCTCGCCTACAACCGCGACCTGCAGGAGGACAAGGAGCCCGTCTTCGACTCGGTGCAGCAGCTGGAGGTGCTGCTGCCCGCGTTCACCGGCATGGTCGCGACGATGAGCTTCGACACCGCCCGCATGGCCGAGCTGGCGCCGCAGGGCTTCTCGCTCGCCACCGACGTCGCCGAGTGGCTGGTGAAGCAGGGGGTGATCTTCCGCGACGCGCACGAGATCTCGGGGGAGCTGGTGCGGTACTGCGAGGAGCGCGGGATCGAGCTGCACGAACCGAGCGATGACGAGCTGCTGAGCGTGTCCGAGCACCTGACGCCCGGCGTGCGCGACGTGCTCACGATCGAGGGATCGGTGAACTCGCGCACGGGTGCCGGTGGCACCGCTCGCGTGCGCGTCGACGAGCAGCTCGCCCGCCTGGCGGAACGGATAGCGGAGTTCCGCGCGGCGTAGTCCGCCAGCAGGATCGACGCAGCTATCGAATGGGGGATCGAATGCGCGCACGCAATGCACTGCTGACCGTCGCCGCGACCGTCGTGCTGGGACTCGGGCTCGCCGGCTGCGGAGGAGGGGCGGATCCGGAGCCCACCGAGAGCACCCCCACCGCGACGCCGGAGCCCGCGACCGAGGTCATCGAGGTCGCTCCGTTCACCGAGGACGGCACGACGGCCGATGGGTGGAGCGTCGATGACAGCACTCTCGCGGGCGGCTACGCGATCCCCGCAGACACCTGCCGCGCCTCCGAGCACGGAGCGGGCGAGAACACCATCGCCTGCGGCAGCACCGCAGACGCGCTCTCGGCCTGCTGGCTCACCGAGCAGCGCGATCGGATCGCGTGCCTCGATGAGGCCGAGCCGGAGGCGACGACCCTGCGGATGATCCAGCTGGACGGCACCGCACCGGCCCCGACCGAGGCCTCCGACGAGCCCGACCCGCTGTGGCTCGAGCTCGAGGACGGGTCGATGTTCGTCGCGGTGAACGGCGGGGCGTTCACGCCGCCGGACGGCTATCTGGTGGCCTACACCCGCCTGGACGGCGACGGTGAGCGCTTCGAGGAGCTGCTCGTGCCCGACGACGACTCGGCTCCCATCATCGATCGAGGTGAGGATCTCTGGACGGTCGCGGTGGGCGCCGACGGCGAGGGCGCGGAGAGCGTCACCACGAAGAGGGTGACCCGGGCCTGGGTGCTCGCCGGTCGCTCGCTGCCGGAGCCCGAAGCATCGGGGCCCGAGACGGCGAACGGGCGCTGGTGCGAGGCTCCGCAGAGCCACGAGGCCTACGGCTGCGTGACGATCGCCTACCCGGACTTCACGATCGAAGAAACGGGTGAGACCTGGCCCTTCACCGGCTTCTCGGCCGAGGGCGACGGCACCATCGCCCTCAGCGCAGAGGGCGCCCCGTTCGGCACCTACTACCCGGCGGGCACCCCGATTCCGGCCGAGAGCCTCATGGGGACCGCTGACGCCCCCGAGCAGGAGCGGATCTGGAGCAGTCAGAGCGGCATGATGCTGTTCCGCGAGTGACGCCGAGCCGCAGCATCCGCGGTACGATGTGAGGCGTGTCTGTAGCAGAAGAACGAGCCGAGATCCTGGCCGCCCAGCGCAACGACGACAGCTTCCCCACCCTGTGGGACGAGCTGCAGTGGCGCGGGCTGGTGCACGTATCGACCGACCCCGAGGCGCTGTCAGAGCTGCTCGAGGGTGAGCCGTTCACCTATTACTGCGGCTTCGACCCGACCGCTCCCAGCCTGCACCTGGGCAACCTCGTGCAGCTGCTGCTGCTGCGCCGACTGCAGCTCAAGGGGCACAAGCCGCTCGGTCTGGTCGGCGGATCCACCGGGCTGATCGGCGATCCGCGCCCCACCGCGGAGCGGACGCTCAACAGCCGCGACACCGTGGGCGAGTGGGTGACCCGTCTGCAGGCCCAGGTGTCGCGCTTCCTCTCGGCAGAGGGAGACAACGCCGTGCGGCTCGTCAACAACCTCGACTGGACGGCGCCGCTGAGCGCGATCGACTTCCTGCGCGAGATCGGCAAGCACTTCCGCGTCGGCACCATGCTCAAGAAGGACGCGGTCGCGGCGCGCCTCAACTCGGACGAGGGGATCAGCTACACCGAGTTCAGCTACCAGGTGCTGCAGGGCTTCGACTTCCTCGAGCTCTACCGCCAGTACGACTGCGTGCTGCAGTCGGGCGGCAGCGACCAGTGGGGCAACCTCACGAGCGGCACCGACCTCATCCGCAAGGTCGAGGGACGGTCTGCGCACGCGGTCGGCACCCCGCTCATCACGAACGCCGACGGCACGAAGTTCGGCAAGAGCGAGGGCAACGCGATCTGGCTCGACCCCGAGATGTGCTCGCCGTACACCTTCTACCAGTTCTGGCTCAACCAGGCCGACGCCGACGTGATCGACCGCCTGAAGGTGTTCACCTTCCTGTCGCGCGCCGAGATCGAGGACTACGAGCGCCAGGTCGCCGAGGAGCCCTTCAAGCGCGCCGCCCAGAAGCGGCTCGCGCTCGAGGTGACGACGCTGGTGCACGGAGCGGCGGCGGCCCAGGGCGCGATCGACGCATCGGAGGCGCTGTTCGGGCGCGGGGATCTCACCGCGCTCGATGAGGCGACGCTTCGGGGAGCGGTGTCGGAGCTGCCGCAGGCGGCGGGCTCCGCGGGGGCGTCGGTGGCGCAGCTCATGGTCGAGACCGGTCTCGTCAAGAGCCTGGGCGAGGCGCGTCGCGCGATCGCTCAGGGCGGTGTCTACGTGAACAATGCGGCGGTGGAATCCGAGGATCGCGCGCTCGAGGCGGCGGATCTGCTGCACGGGCGGTTCGCCGTGCTGCGCCGCGGCAAGAAGACCCTGGCGGGGATCGTCGCGGGTTGAGCACCGGAGCGCTCACTCGGCGAGACGGTCGCCGCGCCCGTACTCCTCTTTGACGATGCGCAGATTGGTCCAGGTGCGGATCGCGGTGATCTCGGGGCTCGCCCGCAGCTGATCGGAGAGGTCGAGCAACTGCTCGACGGAATCGGCGGAGAACGTGGCGATCAGTTCGTGGGCGCCGATGGTCACGGCGAGGAACTCGGGCTCGAGGCTGCGCACCCGTTCGAGCGCCGCCTGCAGTTCGCCGCGCACCTGGATGCCGACGCCGAGCGTCGGCACTCCGGGGGCGTTGCGGCGCACGGGGATGCCGACGACCTTGACCGCGTTGTGCTGCACGAGGCGCCTGAGGTGCAGGCGGGCCCCGCTCGGAGACACCCCGGCGGCCTCGGCCAGATCCAGGAACGAGGCGCGTCCGTCGAGCTGCAGGTGCCGCACGATCGCCCGGTCGACGGCGTCGAGGCGGAACCCGGCGCGGTCAGTGCGCAGCGGGGAGTAGAGGTTGATCTCGATGCTCTCGTACAGGTGCGTCTGCATCTCGCGCACCCCGGGGAGCCCGCGGATGCGGTCGAGGGTTTGCTGCAGATGCGGATCCGCCCGCACGCGGATCTCGGCGTCGAGCGGGGCGT
This DNA window, taken from Leucobacter tenebrionis, encodes the following:
- a CDS encoding Lrp/AsnC family transcriptional regulator, which produces MEHRDPIAPQVLKALRENGRASYTRIAESLGITRKRVTQIVQRAVEHEEIAFTVSVSPDLLALQRFGYVQLRLDGPAAPVRDALVAMPETTFVADISGDAPLDAEIRVRADPHLQQTLDRIRGLPGVREMQTHLYESIEINLYSPLRTDRAGFRLDAVDRAIVRHLQLDGRASFLDLAEAAGVSPSGARLHLRRLVQHNAVKVVGIPVRRNAPGVPTLGVGIQVRGELQAALERVRSLEPEFLAVTIGAHELIATFSADSVEQLLDLSDQLRASPEITAIRTWTNLRIVKEEYGRGDRLAE